A stretch of Corallococcus macrosporus DNA encodes these proteins:
- a CDS encoding glycerophosphodiester phosphodiesterase family protein encodes MRTTSFTRWLPLGLLVACLACACTRSGRASGMPADDPTVRLMDTLRAHARDKAPVCAPDVRLLRPGGGIDLDRLREAGHPVIVWTVNDPHTMKALLQRGVDGIISDRPDLLAQVVRDFDANRDGSPGDLLDADGLIDPKRFDAQGHRGARNLRPENTLPAFEAALDSRMTTLELDTVLTADGVPVLSHDPDLSPVKCRHADGRPLRAAIPIATLTVARLQADFVCDQLLPDRRYQTNHPVDSPEAVAFAARTGLRHPYTVPTLRQVFAFAADQADAAHEARDPLRARNARRVRFNVELKQTSATTAVGPAHGDAVARDILEAGLAERADVQSFDLRAVRAMQQRHPKLRVVLLLERVPTDAESRAAE; translated from the coding sequence ATGCGCACGACATCGTTCACCCGGTGGTTGCCTCTCGGGCTGCTCGTGGCGTGTCTTGCCTGCGCATGCACGCGGAGCGGCCGCGCCTCCGGCATGCCAGCGGACGACCCCACGGTGCGCCTCATGGACACCTTGCGTGCGCACGCTCGGGACAAGGCGCCCGTCTGCGCTCCGGACGTACGGCTGCTCCGGCCCGGAGGCGGCATCGACCTGGACCGCCTCCGCGAAGCGGGCCACCCCGTCATCGTCTGGACCGTGAACGACCCGCACACGATGAAGGCCCTGCTCCAGCGCGGCGTGGACGGCATCATCAGCGACCGGCCGGACCTCCTCGCGCAAGTGGTGCGGGACTTCGACGCCAACAGGGACGGCAGCCCCGGGGACCTGCTGGACGCGGACGGGCTCATCGACCCGAAGCGCTTCGATGCGCAGGGCCACCGGGGCGCGCGGAACCTGCGGCCGGAGAACACGCTGCCTGCCTTCGAGGCCGCGCTCGACTCCCGGATGACCACGCTGGAACTGGACACCGTCCTCACCGCCGATGGCGTCCCCGTGCTCTCCCACGACCCGGACCTGTCCCCGGTGAAGTGCCGCCACGCGGATGGACGCCCGCTCAGGGCCGCCATTCCCATCGCGACCCTCACCGTCGCGAGGCTCCAGGCCGACTTCGTCTGCGACCAACTCCTCCCGGACCGTCGGTACCAGACGAACCACCCCGTGGACTCACCCGAGGCCGTCGCGTTCGCCGCCCGCACCGGACTCCGGCATCCCTACACCGTCCCCACGCTGCGCCAGGTGTTCGCCTTCGCGGCGGATCAGGCGGATGCCGCGCACGAAGCCCGTGACCCACTCCGCGCGCGAAACGCCCGGCGCGTCCGTTTCAACGTGGAGCTCAAACAGACTTCCGCGACGACAGCCGTCGGCCCGGCGCACGGCGACGCGGTCGCCCGGGACATCCTGGAGGCAGGGCTCGCCGAGCGGGCCGACGTGCAGTCCTTCGACCTGCGCGCCGTGCGCGCCATGCAGCAACGTCATCCCAAGCTGCGCGTCGTTCTCCTCCT
- a CDS encoding nuclear transport factor 2 family protein — MNSTRDEWKTELSGRFTAFVDAYERGSLEALSKLFWHDDDIVVVGTHSNLHFIGWEQVAHSFRTQFQSLRDIRVTLRSEQLWHGGAAPSTMACLTVPAMDVSLVGASGPVTFEGIRVACAFQRRDTEWRMVQMHWSLPRTDVLVDHSNR; from the coding sequence ATGAACTCGACGCGGGATGAATGGAAGACGGAACTCTCAGGGCGCTTCACCGCGTTCGTGGATGCCTATGAGCGCGGGAGCCTGGAGGCGCTGTCCAAGCTCTTCTGGCACGACGACGACATCGTGGTCGTGGGCACGCACTCCAACCTCCATTTCATCGGCTGGGAGCAGGTGGCGCACTCCTTCCGCACCCAGTTCCAGAGCCTGCGCGACATCCGCGTGACGCTGCGCTCGGAGCAGCTCTGGCACGGCGGCGCGGCGCCCTCCACGATGGCGTGCCTCACGGTGCCCGCGATGGACGTCTCGCTCGTCGGTGCCAGCGGGCCCGTCACCTTCGAAGGCATCCGCGTGGCCTGCGCCTTCCAGCGCCGGGACACCGAGTGGCGGATGGTCCAGATGCACTGGTCGCTCCCGCGCACGGACGTGCTGGTGGACCACTCGAACCGCTGA